In Anaerolineae bacterium, one DNA window encodes the following:
- the tsaD gene encoding tRNA (adenosine(37)-N6)-threonylcarbamoyltransferase complex transferase subunit TsaD: MTKILAIETSCDETAAAVIEDGVRPKSNVVASQIDIHRRYGGVFPEVASRQHILAIGTVIQDALIEARTGWNEVDAVAVTYGPGLAGSLLVGVNAAKGIALALGVPLIGVNHLEGHLYSNWLDIEGSGHPPPIKFPTLSLIVSGGHTELVLIRGHGDYQILGRTLDDAAGEAFDKVARILGLGFPGGPAIQKAAAGGNPTAFKFPRARLSDSFDFSFSGLKTAVLRVVQKYTKVEKLHRPDQDKADRAGKQARLPLNPMPGADIAASFQMAVVDVLVDKTKAAAEMYDVAEILLAGGVSANSLLRNKMMSGAGRPVRVPPLSLCTDNAAMIGAAAYWRLQAGDVAGWDLDVVANLRLG; the protein is encoded by the coding sequence ATGACCAAAATTCTGGCTATCGAAACTTCGTGCGACGAAACCGCAGCAGCGGTGATTGAAGACGGAGTTAGGCCCAAATCCAACGTGGTAGCCTCCCAAATTGACATTCACCGGCGTTACGGCGGCGTTTTCCCGGAAGTCGCCTCGCGCCAGCACATCTTGGCCATCGGCACGGTGATTCAGGATGCCCTGATTGAAGCGCGCACCGGCTGGAACGAGGTAGACGCGGTAGCGGTCACTTATGGGCCGGGCCTGGCCGGCAGCTTGCTGGTGGGCGTCAACGCGGCCAAAGGAATAGCCCTGGCCCTGGGGGTGCCGCTTATCGGGGTCAATCATCTGGAAGGCCATCTCTACTCCAACTGGCTCGATATTGAAGGCAGCGGCCATCCTCCCCCCATTAAATTTCCCACGTTGTCCCTCATTGTGTCCGGCGGCCACACCGAATTGGTCCTCATCCGCGGCCACGGCGATTACCAAATCCTGGGCCGCACCCTTGACGATGCGGCCGGCGAGGCCTTTGATAAAGTGGCCCGTATTTTGGGCCTGGGCTTCCCCGGTGGCCCGGCCATTCAAAAAGCAGCCGCCGGGGGCAATCCCACTGCCTTCAAATTTCCACGCGCCCGGTTAAGCGACTCGTTTGATTTCAGTTTCTCCGGCCTAAAAACGGCGGTGCTGCGGGTGGTGCAAAAATATACCAAGGTGGAAAAACTCCACCGGCCTGACCAGGATAAGGCCGACCGGGCCGGCAAACAGGCCCGGCTTCCTCTCAACCCCATGCCCGGCGCGGATATTGCCGCGTCGTTTCAAATGGCCGTGGTGGACGTGCTGGTTGACAAAACCAAAGCCGCCGCCGAGATGTACGACGTCGCCGAAATTCTGCTGGCGGGGGGGGTATCGGCCAATAGCCTGCTGCGCAACAAAATGATGTCCGGCGCGGGCCGGCCCGTGCGCGTGCCCCCCCTCTCTCTCTGCACCGACAACGCGGCCATGATCGGCGCGGCGGCCTACTGGCGGCTCCAGGCCGGCGACGTGGCCGGCTGGGACCTGGACGTTGTGGCCAACTTGCGGTTAGGCTGA